From Microtus pennsylvanicus isolate mMicPen1 chromosome 10, mMicPen1.hap1, whole genome shotgun sequence, one genomic window encodes:
- the Pkp1 gene encoding plakophilin-1 yields the protein MNHSPLKTALAYECFQDQDNSTLALPSDQKMKTGTSGRQRVQEQVMMTVKRQKSKSSQSSTLSHSNRGSMYDGLADNYNNYGTTSRSSYFSKFQAGNGSWGYPIYNGTLKRESDNRRFSSYSQMENWSRNYPRGSCATTGAGSDICFMQKIKASRSEPDLYCDPRGTLRKGTLGSKGHKTTQNRYSFYSTCSGQKAVKKCPVRPPSCTSKQDPVYVPPISCNKDLSFGHSRASSKICSEDIECSGLTIPKAVQYLSSQDEKYQAIGAYYIQHTCFQDESAKQQVFQLQGICKLVDLLRSPNQNVQQAAAGALRNLVFRSANNKLETRRQNGIREAVNLLRRSGSTEIQKQLTGLLWNLSSTDELKEELVADALPVLTDRVIIPFSGWCDGNSNMSRDVVDPEVFFNATGCLRNLSSADAGRQTMRNYSGLIDSLMAYVQNCVAASRCDDKSVENCMCILHNLSYRLDAEVPTRYRQLEYNARNTYTEKSSTGCFSNRGDKMMNNNYDCPLPEEESNPKGSSWLYHSDAIRTYLNLMGKSKKDATLEACAGALQNLTASKGLMSSGMSQLIGLKEKGLPQIARLLQSGNSDVVRSGASLLSNMSRHPVLHRMMGNQVFPEVTRLLTSHTGNTSNSEDILSSACYTVRNLMTSQPQLAKQYFSSSMINNVFNLCRNSASPKAAEAARLLLSDMWASKELQGVLRQQGFDRNTLGTIAGANSLRNFTSRF from the exons GTTCCATGTATGACGGGCTGGCCGACAACTACAACAACTATGGGACCACAAGCAGAAGCAGCTACTTCTCCAAGTTCCAGGCAGGGAACGGCTCGTGGGGATATCCG ATCTACAATGGGACCCTCAAGCGGGAGTCTGACAACAGGCGCTTCAGCTCCTACAGCCAGATGGAGAACTGGAGCCGGAACTATCCCCGCGGAAGCTGCGCCACCACAGGCGCCGGCAGCGACATCTGCTTCATGCAAAAAATCAAGGCGAGCCGCAGTGAGCCCGACCTCTACTGTGACCCGAGGGGCACTCTGCGCAAAGGCACGCTGGGCAGCAAGGGCCACAAGACCACCCAGAACCGCTACAGCTTTTACAGCACCTGCAGCGGTCAGAAGGCCGTCAAGAAGTGTCCCGTGCGACCGCCCTCCTGCACCTCCAAGCAGGACCCGGTGTATGTGCCGCCTATCTCCTGCAACAAGGACCTGTCCTTTGGCCACTCAAGGGCCAGTTCCAA AATCTGCAGTGAAGACATTGAGTGCAGTGGGCTGACCATCCCCAAGGCTGTGCAGTACCTGAGCTCCCAGGATGAGAAGTACCAGGCCATCGGGGCCTATTACATCCAGCATACCTGCTTCCAGGATGAATCTGCCAAGCAACAG GTCTTTCAGCTGCAAGGCATCTGCAAGTTGGTGGACCTCCTCCGCAGCCCCAATCAGAACGTCCAGCAGGCTGCTGCTGGGGCCCTGCGCAACCTGGTGTTCAGGAGCGCCAACAACAAGCTGGAGACCAGGAGGCAGAATGGGATCCGTGAGGCTGTCAACCTCCTGAGGAGGAGCGGGAGCACGGAGATCCAGAAACAGCTGACCG GGCTACTCTGGAACCTGTCCTCCACTGACGAGCTGAAGGAGGAGCTGGTGGCCGATGCCCTCCCTGTTCTGACTGACCGAGTCATCATTCCGTTCTCCGGCTGGTGTGATGGCAACAGCAACATGTCCCGGGACGTGGTGGACCCTGAGGTCTTCTTCAACGCCACGGGCTGCTTGAG GAACCTGAGCTCTGCTGATGCTGGCCGCCAGACCATGCGGAACTACTCTGGGCTCATTGACTCCCTCATGGCTTACGTCCAGAACTGTGTGGCTGCCAGCCGCTGCGATGACAAG TCCGTGGAGAACTGCATGTGTATCCTGCATAACCTCTCCTACCGCCTGGATGCCGAGGTGCCCACCCGCTACCGCCAACTGGAGTACAATGCTCGCAACACCTACACTGAGAAGTCCTCCACCGGCTGCTTCAGCAACAGGGGAGACAAGATGATG AACAATAACTACGACTGCCCCCTTCCCGAGGAGGAGAGCAACCCCAAGGGCAGCAGCTGGCTGTACCACTCAGATGCCATCCGCACCTACCTGAACCTCATGGGCAAGAGCAAGAAGGATGCAACCCTGGAGGCCTGTGCTGGGGCCCTGCAGAACCTGACAGCCAGCAAGGGGCTG ATGTCCAGTGGTATGAGCCAGTTGATTGGGCTAAAGGAAAAGGGCTTGCCACAAATCGCCCGCCTCCTGCAATCTGGCAATTCAGATGTGGTGCGGTCCGGGGCCTCTCTGCTGAGCAACATGTCCCGCCACCCCGTGCTGCACAGAATGATGG GAAACCAGGTGTTTCCGGAGGTAACCAGACTCCTCACCAGCCACACTGGCAACACCAGCAACTCTGAAGACATCTTGTCCTCGGCTTGCTACACCGTGAGGAACCTGATGACCTCGCAGCCGCAGCTGGCCAAGCAGTACTTCTCCAGCAGCATGATCAACAATGTCTTCAACCTGTGTCGCAACAG TGCCTCACCCAAGGCTGCAGAGGCTGCCCGGCTACTCCTGTCTGACATGTGGGCCAGCAAGGAGCTGCAAGGTGTCCTCAGGCAG CAAGGTTTCGATAGGAACACGTTGGGAACCATAGCTGGGGCCAACAGCCTCAGAAACTTCACCTCCCGGTTCTAA